In one window of Mytilus trossulus isolate FHL-02 chromosome 7, PNRI_Mtr1.1.1.hap1, whole genome shotgun sequence DNA:
- the LOC134726496 gene encoding uncharacterized protein LOC134726496, with protein sequence MAFTMLLVLLCISLVALCEGRQKVLTLATLDTNSTQKFDTYVRREILFYILSKINETNFAQLSSSTECEMKINSTGEQCQQCLAGVCRNNTQMLYYQNSIKQIMPTIFKPVLEVSNFVDKMGKSLPAALGLLGEESGLFLEGLGQISSHLGSGLTGLKEFSGIASNLQSLGGKLTSLSKDVITVNINKLPEFGSQGSILETLVQLGAQSLLDQVKNSFSSIGDALTDLGNKVVGGIAVAGNAVIDTGNTIGNAFHSIFGKRVLSVEKRDCDYQCPVCGKIDQMSHDTMTILAIVCGEGIIYNQRNTLEQVKYLQGIYNNTIQNQLITKVEYDPLSIKTDHRIAFSRAFMTYIVQGSVDRFQTDNDFEISDLKKSAKDVAKHIWQLMN encoded by the exons ATGGCGTTCACAATGTTATTAGTTTTACTGTGTATATCATTAGTCGCTCTATGTGAGGGAAGACAAAAAGTCCTAACACTAGCAACGTTGGACACGAATAGTACACAAA AATTTGATACCTATGTGAGAAGAGAGatactgttttatatacttagCAAGATAAATGAAACAAACTTTGCCCAGCTCTCATCATCCACTGAGTGTGAAATGAAGATTAACAGCACTGGTGAACAGTGCCAACAATGTCTCGCTGGAGTGTGCCGAAA CAATACGCAAATGTTATATTATCAAAACTCGATAAAACAGATCATGCCAACTATCTTTAAGCCAGTATTAGAAGTGAGTAATTTTGTGGACAAAATGGGAAAATCTCTACCAGCTGCTCTGGGATTATTGGGAGAAGAATCCGGATTGTTCCTTGAAGGACTTGGTCAAATATCTTCTCATCTTGGTTCAGGTTTGACAGGCTTAAAGGAATTCTCTGGAATCGCTTCCAATTTACAGTCTTTGGGAGGTAAATTAACATCACTCTCAAAAGATGTGATAACTgtaaatatcaacaaattacCAGAGTTTGGTAGTCAGGGCAGCATATTAGAAACATTGGTACAGCTTGGAGCTCAGAGTTTACTTGATCAAGTCAAAAATAGCTTTTCAAGTATCGGCGATGCATTAACAGATCTTGGTAACAAAGTGGTTGGTGGAATTGCAGTCGCTGGAAATGCTGTCATAGATACCGGTAACACTATAGGGAACGCCTTTCATA gtATATTTGGAAAGCGTGTTTTGTCTGTTGAGAAACGAGACTGTGACTACCAGTGCCCGGTTTGTGGTAAAATTGATCAGATGTCACATGACACAATGACTATTTTAGCAATAG ttTGTGGCGAAGGAATAATATACAATCAACGTAATACTCTGGAGCAAGTCAAATACCTACAAGGAATTTACAACAATACCATCCAAAACCAACTAATTACAAAA GTTGAGTACGATCCTTTGTCAATTAAAACAGACCACCGAATAGCTTTTTCCAGGGCTTTTATGACATACATAGTCCAGGGAAGTGTAGATAGATTCCAGACTGATAATGACTTTGAAATAAGTGATCTAAAGAAGTCTGCAAAAGATGTCGCTAAACATATTTGGCAACTCATGaattaa